From Pigmentibacter ruber, a single genomic window includes:
- a CDS encoding LbetaH domain-containing protein: MNRISIESKFVTNDFLFELKRFKELNISEELYRYLLEVEYPWQALGKPLTKFIENCIQKIPPEQRIKGLVSEHVYLENKDSIVISKGAVVEAGAYISGPTFIGPEAIIRHGAYVRGSVYISQGAVVGHTTECKGSILMPSAKAAHFNYVGDSLLGVDTNLGAGTKLANLKMNHKNIILALDNKKIDSGLKKFGAVLGNRAQTGCNSVTNPGTIMLPETVLLPNHTALGVIRR, encoded by the coding sequence ATGAATCGTATATCAATAGAATCTAAATTTGTTACTAATGACTTTCTTTTTGAATTAAAAAGATTCAAAGAATTAAACATTTCTGAAGAACTCTATCGCTATTTACTTGAAGTAGAATACCCTTGGCAAGCATTAGGGAAGCCTCTCACAAAATTTATTGAAAATTGTATCCAAAAAATTCCGCCAGAACAAAGAATAAAAGGTCTAGTGAGTGAGCATGTTTATTTAGAGAACAAAGACTCAATTGTTATTTCAAAGGGAGCTGTTGTTGAAGCGGGAGCTTATATTTCAGGACCTACTTTTATTGGTCCCGAGGCCATTATTCGGCATGGTGCCTATGTTAGAGGCTCAGTATACATTTCGCAAGGCGCAGTTGTCGGACATACTACTGAATGCAAGGGAAGTATTTTAATGCCTTCAGCAAAAGCAGCACATTTCAATTATGTTGGTGATTCCCTCTTAGGAGTTGATACAAACTTAGGCGCTGGAACTAAATTAGCAAATTTAAAAATGAATCATAAAAATATTATTCTGGCTTTAGACAATAAAAAAATAGATTCTGGGTTAAAAAAATTCGGTGCAGTGCTTGGCAATAGAGCGCAAACAGGGTGTAATTCAGTGACGAATCCAGGTACTATAATGTTGCCAGAAACCGTTTTGTTACCAAATCATACCGCTTTAGGCGTTATTAGACGATAA
- a CDS encoding hydroxymethylglutaryl-CoA reductase, degradative, whose amino-acid sequence MRKDKQQILSRSDSQIDDMASKSVPYHASKQQHALASSRIPNFAQMSAKQRSQALTTRNIISHEDASILNNSGALNIDQAEKFIENCIGGFTLPLGIATNFLIDGKEIFIPMAVEESSVVAAASFGAKLARTCGGFTSTPTETIATCQIQFIVAPSLNINTLYHEFLREKLIAIAQKCHPRLIERGGGVKSIELRSLNKLGYYVLHVNVDTKEAMGANIVNSIAEEIGRKLPELIPCSVGSKILTNLTTHRISKVKCEIEFSALERNGYSGEEAAKRICSVWEFADLDPFRAATHNKGIMNGIDPVVIATGNDWRAVEAGCHAYASLTGVYKPLTKWFINSERRLQGEIELPIAVGTVGGVTKLHPAATACLKLLGSPTASELSAIIASVGLAQNLSAIRALGCEGIQKGHMALHEKNLEMMRQYDHLPSISVVDNLRHKN is encoded by the coding sequence ATGAGAAAAGACAAACAGCAGATACTATCCAGAAGTGATTCTCAAATTGATGATATGGCCTCAAAATCTGTTCCTTATCATGCCTCAAAACAACAGCATGCGCTTGCTTCTAGTAGAATTCCCAACTTTGCTCAAATGAGTGCAAAACAACGTTCTCAAGCCTTAACAACCAGAAATATTATTAGTCATGAAGACGCTTCCATTTTGAATAATTCGGGTGCATTAAATATTGATCAAGCCGAAAAATTTATTGAAAATTGTATCGGAGGTTTTACGTTACCTCTTGGAATTGCAACAAATTTTTTAATAGATGGAAAAGAAATTTTTATTCCAATGGCTGTTGAAGAATCAAGTGTTGTTGCAGCAGCAAGTTTCGGAGCTAAACTGGCAAGAACATGTGGTGGTTTTACTTCAACTCCTACTGAGACGATTGCAACATGTCAAATTCAGTTCATTGTGGCACCAAGCTTGAATATAAATACTCTTTATCATGAATTTTTAAGAGAAAAATTAATTGCAATTGCACAAAAATGCCATCCAAGGTTAATTGAAAGAGGAGGCGGTGTAAAAAGTATAGAATTAAGAAGTTTAAATAAACTTGGATACTATGTTTTACACGTAAATGTTGATACAAAAGAAGCAATGGGAGCAAATATAGTTAATAGTATTGCTGAAGAAATAGGAAGAAAATTACCAGAACTGATCCCATGTTCTGTAGGTTCTAAAATTCTTACTAACTTAACAACACATCGTATTTCAAAAGTAAAATGTGAAATTGAATTTTCAGCATTAGAGCGAAATGGTTATTCAGGTGAAGAAGCCGCAAAAAGAATTTGCTCTGTATGGGAATTTGCTGATTTAGATCCTTTTAGAGCAGCAACTCACAATAAAGGAATTATGAATGGAATTGATCCTGTAGTAATAGCAACAGGAAATGATTGGAGAGCTGTTGAAGCTGGGTGCCATGCATATGCTTCTCTAACAGGTGTTTATAAACCTTTAACCAAATGGTTTATAAATTCTGAACGGCGCTTACAAGGTGAAATAGAACTTCCTATTGCAGTTGGTACAGTAGGTGGAGTTACAAAATTACATCCAGCAGCTACAGCATGTTTAAAATTATTAGGATCTCCGACAGCTTCCGAGCTATCAGCAATTATTGCAAGTGTCGGTTTAGCACAAAATTTATCTGCAATCAGAGCGTTAGGTTGTGAAGGAATTCAAAAAGGACATATGGCACTTCACGAAAAAAACTTAGAAATGATGCGACAATACGATCATCTTCCAAGTATATCTGTTGTTGATAATCTACGCCACAAAAATTAA
- the fni gene encoding type 2 isopentenyl-diphosphate Delta-isomerase, whose amino-acid sequence MSSEEKFNNSNILSTIEDNPELMISRKNDHISICETKDVESLGENFSQYFFTPEALPEFHFNEVNTSQKFLGQTFSLPILITGMTGGVAKGQEINETLALVAQKYNIPMGLGSQKMMLSDSKFQKLFDVRKVAPHVFLIGNLGAVSLNYGIKTEDIQRLIDKLQLNAFALHLNALQECIQPEGERNFSNLLNKIENIVKTISVPLIIKEVGSGISPETFKKLVSVGVASVDVGGKGGTSWGYIEGLRSQNDGQRLGELFRNWGMRTDESLLACSRLKKELGYNIPLVATGGMRNGLQVAKAVALGATMAGVGLPLFRAAISNENGSTPLETVEKELQFFQKALSITMFCSGARTLKELSSRIAGVTKC is encoded by the coding sequence TTGTCCAGCGAAGAAAAATTTAACAATTCTAATATTTTAAGTACAATTGAAGACAATCCAGAATTGATGATCAGTCGAAAAAATGATCATATTTCAATCTGTGAAACAAAAGATGTTGAGTCCCTTGGAGAAAACTTTTCTCAATACTTCTTTACACCTGAAGCTCTACCTGAATTTCATTTCAACGAAGTTAACACATCACAAAAATTCCTTGGGCAAACATTTTCTTTGCCAATCCTGATAACTGGAATGACTGGCGGAGTTGCAAAAGGACAAGAAATCAATGAAACCTTGGCTCTAGTTGCACAAAAATATAATATACCGATGGGACTGGGTTCACAAAAAATGATGCTTTCTGATTCAAAATTTCAGAAATTGTTTGATGTGCGAAAAGTGGCGCCTCATGTTTTTTTAATTGGGAATTTAGGAGCTGTAAGCCTGAATTATGGTATAAAAACAGAAGATATTCAAAGACTTATAGATAAATTGCAATTAAACGCATTTGCCCTTCACTTAAATGCTTTACAAGAATGCATTCAACCCGAAGGTGAAAGAAATTTTTCAAATTTATTAAATAAAATTGAAAATATAGTAAAAACTATTTCAGTACCTCTCATAATTAAAGAAGTAGGCTCTGGAATTTCCCCTGAAACGTTCAAAAAACTTGTTTCTGTTGGTGTTGCTAGTGTAGATGTTGGAGGAAAAGGCGGAACGAGTTGGGGATATATTGAAGGCTTAAGATCTCAAAATGATGGTCAACGCCTTGGCGAGTTATTTCGCAACTGGGGTATGAGAACGGATGAGTCTTTATTGGCATGTTCTAGACTCAAAAAAGAACTCGGATACAATATCCCTTTAGTGGCAACTGGTGGAATGCGCAACGGATTACAAGTTGCCAAAGCTGTTGCCTTAGGAGCGACAATGGCGGGTGTTGGTCTACCATTATTTAGAGCGGCTATTTCAAATGAAAATGGTAGTACCCCGCTAGAAACTGTTGAAAAAGAATTGCAGTTTTTTCAAAAAGCTCTTTCTATTACAATGTTTTGTTCAGGAGCAAGAACTTTAAAAGAATTGAGTTCTAGAATCGCAGGAGTAACTAAATGCTAA
- a CDS encoding substrate-binding periplasmic protein, translating into MQISFFVKLSIFISLNCYADVFKEMQFVTESNPPYVVVTENHTLSGEIGSKVVNAFQKLQLDPKKIEVLPWTRALLTARNNKNVMLFPVAKTFERMEYLDFAIKVYEQKLYFYKLKKNENIKLTKFDDAKKYSICVVRDTNTHETLKHEKFTNFEETTHYSNNIEKFLNNRCQLIILSDKTVKDKIKEFNASIDDLEKLIEANKIDGNMYITFSKGTHPSVVKKFKKAFQKN; encoded by the coding sequence ATGCAAATCTCTTTTTTTGTTAAGCTTAGTATATTTATAAGTTTGAATTGCTACGCTGATGTTTTTAAGGAAATGCAATTTGTCACAGAAAGTAATCCTCCATATGTTGTAGTAACAGAAAACCATACTCTAAGTGGCGAAATCGGTTCAAAAGTTGTCAATGCCTTTCAAAAATTACAATTAGATCCCAAAAAAATTGAAGTCCTTCCATGGACAAGAGCTCTTTTAACTGCCAGAAATAATAAAAATGTAATGTTATTTCCTGTAGCTAAAACCTTTGAACGTATGGAGTATCTAGATTTTGCTATAAAAGTTTATGAACAAAAGTTATATTTTTATAAGTTAAAAAAGAATGAAAACATCAAATTAACTAAATTTGATGATGCAAAAAAATATTCAATATGCGTTGTAAGGGACACTAACACTCATGAAACCTTAAAGCATGAAAAGTTTACAAATTTTGAAGAAACAACTCATTATTCAAATAATATAGAAAAATTTTTAAATAACCGCTGCCAGTTAATTATCTTGAGTGATAAAACTGTGAAAGATAAGATAAAAGAATTTAATGCATCCATTGATGACCTTGAGAAGTTGATTGAAGCCAATAAAATTGATGGAAATATGTACATTACTTTTAGTAAAGGCACTCATCCCAGTGTAGTTAAAAAATTCAAAAAAGCATTTCAAAAAAACTGA
- the mvaD gene encoding diphosphomevalonate decarboxylase, which yields MKDNLIYTDLPPRLIELNKVVYNLFDSKKIFLQNGDNGFSSAPSNIALVKYWGKKNDELQLPLNSSISFTLGGFRAFTKVTVQGRSVEKSENHPMLFKHKLFLNNENLETKIPLKMEKIINTILLPCIQSLALEIKSQNNFPTACGIASSAAGYAALVGSIADLLQLDKHFSQDNLLYWLTQWARIGSGSATRSVFSDKDFFVKWKVEDQLPENKKIYSDTLSIPYNEKWTDLNHLVLVLDSSEKKISSSEGHQYVHTSPFQNIRLAGLNSKLHLLEQAIANFDFKKVQEISEEDAILMHAVMQTSSPKACYLTHETSDIIHSFVQRRNKLQAEAFWTLDAGPNIHILYMPSACNFIHDFIKNLEIKKSGSLKILKNNFSGGLMLGRNNFYEMKNKLNTTGALS from the coding sequence ATGAAAGATAACCTAATTTATACTGACCTTCCTCCAAGATTAATTGAATTAAATAAAGTTGTTTATAATCTATTTGATTCAAAGAAAATATTTCTTCAAAATGGGGATAATGGATTTTCCTCAGCACCAAGTAACATTGCATTAGTCAAATATTGGGGTAAGAAAAATGATGAACTGCAATTACCTCTTAATTCAAGCATAAGCTTTACGTTAGGTGGTTTTAGGGCGTTTACCAAAGTAACAGTACAAGGAAGATCTGTTGAAAAATCAGAAAATCACCCTATGTTATTTAAGCATAAATTATTTTTAAATAATGAAAATTTAGAGACAAAAATACCTCTTAAAATGGAAAAAATAATAAATACTATTTTACTTCCTTGTATCCAATCATTAGCTTTAGAAATAAAAAGTCAAAACAATTTTCCAACCGCTTGCGGTATTGCTTCTAGTGCAGCGGGATATGCAGCACTTGTGGGCTCTATAGCAGATCTTCTCCAACTTGATAAACACTTTTCACAAGATAATTTACTATATTGGCTAACTCAATGGGCAAGAATTGGCAGTGGGTCTGCAACAAGAAGTGTTTTTTCTGATAAAGATTTTTTTGTTAAATGGAAAGTTGAAGATCAATTACCAGAAAATAAAAAAATATATAGTGACACTTTATCTATTCCTTATAACGAAAAATGGACTGATTTAAACCATTTAGTTTTAGTATTAGACTCTTCTGAAAAAAAAATCAGCAGTTCAGAAGGACATCAATATGTCCATACATCTCCATTCCAAAATATTAGACTTGCAGGATTAAATTCAAAGTTACATTTATTAGAACAAGCAATAGCAAATTTTGATTTTAAAAAGGTGCAAGAAATTTCAGAAGAAGATGCAATATTAATGCATGCTGTTATGCAAACCTCCTCACCAAAGGCTTGCTACTTAACCCATGAAACTTCTGATATTATTCATTCATTTGTACAACGTAGAAATAAATTACAAGCTGAGGCATTTTGGACATTAGATGCAGGTCCTAATATCCATATTTTATATATGCCGTCAGCTTGTAACTTTATACACGATTTTATAAAAAATCTTGAAATAAAAAAATCAGGCTCATTAAAAATATTAAAAAACAACTTTTCAGGTGGATTAATGCTTGGAAGAAATAATTTTTATGAAATGAAAAACAAATTAAACACTACTGGTGCTTTATCATGA
- the mvk gene encoding mevalonate kinase, whose product MSEYKSINKQVLTHLNLNANAGGKAILIGEHSVVYGHKAISLALPDIRLNMQICPDKFTESWEDSWETRIKGNIYQTNKEIQKLLTLAFEKALQLCHPSLELKHFSPQKIVIQSEIPLGGGMGGSAAISTCLVKLSIEIAKHKHLLTQEISNETQIQFSNDVDCLFHSGKASGLDVTTVACDGLIEFSKENGFKYIKNAKEFWLALVDTKERSDTASMVKKVADFLKINPDNGKKYLDNLSKLTDSTLVFLKEGRLLDIASNLNCAQLFLEKLGVSTKKITDLIKTLQSNGALAAKLTGAGGGGLVLALFEKKPEHLYNIFSEDVLYITKVPVYEEQY is encoded by the coding sequence ATGAGTGAATATAAATCAATAAATAAGCAAGTATTAACACATTTAAATCTAAATGCTAATGCTGGCGGCAAAGCTATTTTAATTGGAGAACATTCAGTAGTCTATGGACATAAAGCTATTTCATTAGCTCTTCCAGATATTAGATTAAACATGCAAATTTGTCCTGATAAATTCACAGAATCATGGGAAGATTCTTGGGAGACCAGAATTAAAGGAAATATTTATCAGACAAACAAAGAAATACAAAAACTTTTAACTTTAGCATTTGAAAAGGCTTTGCAGCTTTGTCATCCTTCTTTAGAATTAAAACATTTTTCCCCCCAAAAAATAGTTATTCAATCAGAAATTCCTTTGGGTGGAGGAATGGGGGGCAGTGCAGCTATTAGCACCTGTTTAGTTAAACTTTCTATTGAAATAGCAAAACATAAGCACTTACTTACTCAAGAAATTTCTAATGAAACTCAAATTCAATTTTCAAATGATGTAGATTGTTTGTTCCACTCAGGAAAAGCAAGTGGTTTAGATGTTACAACTGTTGCATGTGATGGTCTGATAGAGTTTAGTAAAGAGAATGGTTTTAAATATATTAAAAATGCGAAAGAATTTTGGCTCGCTTTGGTCGATACCAAAGAAAGAAGTGATACTGCTTCTATGGTAAAAAAAGTTGCTGATTTTTTAAAAATAAATCCTGACAATGGCAAGAAATATTTAGATAATCTTAGTAAACTAACAGATAGTACTTTAGTCTTTTTAAAAGAAGGCAGGTTACTTGATATTGCAAGTAACCTAAATTGCGCACAATTATTTTTAGAAAAACTTGGTGTATCAACAAAAAAAATAACTGATTTAATTAAAACCTTGCAATCTAATGGGGCTTTAGCAGCAAAGCTTACTGGAGCTGGAGGCGGTGGATTAGTTTTGGCACTATTTGAAAAAAAACCTGAGCATTTATATAATATATTTAGTGAAGACGTTCTCTATATCACTAAAGTACCTGTTTATGAAGAACAATACTAA